The Prunus persica cultivar Lovell chromosome G7, Prunus_persica_NCBIv2, whole genome shotgun sequence genome has a segment encoding these proteins:
- the LOC18769112 gene encoding B3 domain-containing transcription factor VRN1 → MTSLRREIGNPTKRFSSSTPHFLMMIPKGTSGDMKLSDDTFCAGQSIPKKFLRKYGDDLSNPVLLKLPNGSKWNIELRRWEGEAWFDKGWPEFSEFYSLEHCHSLVFRYEGNSKFHICIFDKSFVEIEYPLTMPDRKETDADDDSSDESDDHSDDASLEILDKFPPCPRKSKEKSSLPCPRPHKKKRTSSSGNVDYPAKRHDRGTSSTPRFLKQTQVVRGRMHPLTTSGKALALQRAKAYKSDKPSFIVPMHHSYIGRHPMWLTSDFSIFMGHLSKNSANVILWDLGGRAWVVEFIAKPRAKFQSGWHEFVCGNNLNINDVCVFVLIDDTRLVFEVVIFRAVEAANCTLLPDVDGEETDEDDDSVDSLDELPPCSKTRKISPIAPQPHKKNRTCSTSKAKNIEHVCGSSKTRKFVIRRPEVPRMMHPVAASGKDRALLRANAYKSKYPSFTAAIHPTNICGCYLALPAKFVKEHLNQAHDKVILRVSDERTWHVNLCKYGRAFRLQRWMRFVRENHLEVDDVCVFELINNIKPLFNVALFRAKQEKLKEQPDG, encoded by the exons ATGACTTCTCTTCGCAGAGAAATTGGTAACCCTACCAAAAGATTCTCCTCTTCCACTCCCCATTTCTTAATGATGATTCCAAAGGGTACTTCTGGAGACATGAAACTT TCAGATGACACGTTTTGTGCTGGGCAGAGTATTCCAAAGAAATTTTTGAGGAAATATGGAGATGATCTATCAAATCCAGTACTTCTTAAGCTTCCAAATGGTTCAAAATGGAACATAGAGCTCAGAAGATGGGAGGGTGAGGCTTGGTTTGACAAGGGTTGGCCAGAGTTCTCTGAGTTTTACTCTCTAGAGCACTGTCACTCCTTAGTTTTTCGATATGAAGGGAATTCCAAATTTCACATTTGCATATTTGATAAAAGTTTCGTAGAGATTGAATATCCATTAACGATGCCAGATAGGAAAGAAACTGACGCGGATGATGACTCTAGTGATGAATCTGATGATCATTCTGATGACGCTTCTCTTGAAATCTTAGACAAATTTCCACCATGCCCAAGAAAATCGAAGGAGAAATCTTCGTTGCCATGTCCTCGGCctcacaagaaaaaaagaacaagttCAAGTG GCAACGTTGATTATCCAGCCAAAAGACATGATCGAGGCACGTCTAGCACCCCAAGATTCCTAAAACAAACACAAGTCGTTCGTGGGAGGATGCATCCATTGACTACAAGTGGAAAAGCTTTAGCTCTTCAGAGAGCAAAAGCATACAAATCTGACAAGCCTTCTTTCATAGTTCCCATGCATCACTCTTATATCGGTCGACATCCAATG tGGTTGACATCCGATTTTTCCATCTTTATGGGACATCTTAGTAAGAATTCTGCCAACGTTATCCTGTGGGATTTGGGTGGGAGAGCTTGGGTTGTTGAATTTATAGCAAAACCAAGAGCCAAGTTCCAGTCTGGTTGGCATGAATTTGTGTGCGGCaataatttgaatattaatgatgtatGTGTATTTGTGTTGATTGATGACACTAGACTTGTGTTTGAAGTTGTCATTTTCCGCGCTGTAGAAGCTGCAAATTGCACCTTGTTACCAG ATGTTGATGGGGAAGAAactgatgaggatgatgattcTGTAGATAGCTTGGATGAACTTCCACCATGCTCAAAAACAAGGAAGATATCTCCAATAGCACCACAGCCTCACAAGAAAAACAGAACATGTTCAACTAGTAAAGCAAAAAATATCGAACATGTTTGTGGCTCATCTAAGACTCGAAAATTTGTAATTCGAAGACCTGAGGTTCCAAGAATGATGCATCCAGTTGCAGCAAGTGGAAAAGATAGAGCTCTTCTGAGAGCTAATGCTTACAAATCTAAATACCCTTCTTTCACGGCTGCTATCCATCCCACAAATATATGTGGATGTTATTTG GCTTTGCCAGCCAAGTTTGTCAAGGAACATCTTAACCAGGCTCATGATAAGGTCATCCTTCGTGTTTCGGATGAAAGAACTTGGCATGTCAACTTATGCAAATATGGCAGGGCATTCAGACTCCAGAGATGGATGAGATTTGTGCGAgaaaatcatttggaagttgatgatgtttGTGTGTTTGAGTTGATTAACAACATCAAACCTTTATTTAATGTTGCCCTTTTTCGcgccaaacaagaaaaattgaaagagcAGCCTGATGGATGA
- the LOC18770084 gene encoding B3 domain-containing protein At3g17010 isoform X1, protein MARKSSAVRRKPSFFKALVGNFSNQLQIPPAFLVHFDGGKVPQKSHLRTSAGTWPVNVKKADDKFFFQKGWKKFVHDNDLKLCEFLVFGCAGDLGFYVDIYGRNGGKREFVTAERDRPHEEGHGNVFHRKSPRHHGKQNLPSIDPIKYEATDTESETSMHPLATTSTGKTIALQRDNSFNSEKPFFKVALWNSYMDRGVMCLPKNFVKTHLTRHRANVTLRVSDGRTWPVNLIFEGERGKLGGGFMAFCRDNNLKVGDMCVFVLINKIEFLFEAGFYRKTEAANCTVPPAEDQLKSSD, encoded by the exons atggcaagaaaatcaagtgCAGTAAGAAGAAAACCCTCATTTTTCAAGGCTCTTGTAGGCAACTTCTCTAACCAGCTG CAAATCCCGCCAGCATTTCTTGTGCATTTTGATGGTGGAAAAGTGCCTCAGAAGTCCCACCTTCGGACCTCGGCTGGAACTTGGCCTGTTAATGTGAAGAAGGCTGATGACAAGTTCTTTTTCCAAAAGGGTTGGAAGAAATTTGTGCATGACAATGATTTAAAGCTTTGTGAATTTCTAGTCTTTGGATGTGCTGGAGATTTGGGATTCTATGTTGACATTTATGGAAGAAATGGCGGCAAAAGAGAGTTTGTAACGGCCGAAAGGGACAGACCTCATGAAGAGGGACATGGTAATGTATTTCACAGAAAGAGCCCAAGACATCATGGAAAACAGAATTTGCCTTCAATTGATCCCATCAAATATGAAGCAACCGATACTGAATCTGAAACATCAATGCATCCATTGGCTACAACAAGTACTGGAAAAACTATTGCTCTTCAGAGAGACAATAGCTTCAACTCTGAAAAACCTTTTTTCAAGGTTGCATTATGGAACTCGTACATGGATCGAGGTGTGATG tGTTTGCCAAAAAACTTTGTCAAGACGCATCTCACCAGGCACCGAGCTAATGTTACCCTTCGGGTTTCGGATGGGAGAACTTGGCCTGTCAATTTGATATTTGAAGGTGAAAGAGGCAAACTCGGTGGTGGTTTCATGGCATTTTGCCgagataataatttaaaagttGGTGACATGTGTGTCTTTGTCTTGATTAACAagattgagtttttgtttgaagCTGGCTTTTACCGCAAGACAGAAGCTGCAAATTGCACCGTGCCACCAG CGGAGGATCAATTGAAGTCAAGTGATTAA
- the LOC18770084 gene encoding B3 domain-containing protein At3g17010 isoform X3: MARKSSAVRRKPSFFKALVGNFSNQLQIPPAFLVHFDGGKVPQKSHLRTSAGTWPVNVKKADDKFFFQKGWKKFVHDNDLKLCEFLVFGCAGDLGFYVDIYGRNGGKREFVTAERDRPHEEGHGNVFHRKSPRHHGKQNLPSIDPIKYEATDTESETSMHPLATTSTGKTIALQRDNSFNSEKPFFKVALWNSYMDRGVMCLPKNFVKTHLTRHRANVTLRVSDGRTWPVNLIFEAGFYRKTEAANCTVPPAEDQLKSSD, encoded by the exons atggcaagaaaatcaagtgCAGTAAGAAGAAAACCCTCATTTTTCAAGGCTCTTGTAGGCAACTTCTCTAACCAGCTG CAAATCCCGCCAGCATTTCTTGTGCATTTTGATGGTGGAAAAGTGCCTCAGAAGTCCCACCTTCGGACCTCGGCTGGAACTTGGCCTGTTAATGTGAAGAAGGCTGATGACAAGTTCTTTTTCCAAAAGGGTTGGAAGAAATTTGTGCATGACAATGATTTAAAGCTTTGTGAATTTCTAGTCTTTGGATGTGCTGGAGATTTGGGATTCTATGTTGACATTTATGGAAGAAATGGCGGCAAAAGAGAGTTTGTAACGGCCGAAAGGGACAGACCTCATGAAGAGGGACATGGTAATGTATTTCACAGAAAGAGCCCAAGACATCATGGAAAACAGAATTTGCCTTCAATTGATCCCATCAAATATGAAGCAACCGATACTGAATCTGAAACATCAATGCATCCATTGGCTACAACAAGTACTGGAAAAACTATTGCTCTTCAGAGAGACAATAGCTTCAACTCTGAAAAACCTTTTTTCAAGGTTGCATTATGGAACTCGTACATGGATCGAGGTGTGATG tGTTTGCCAAAAAACTTTGTCAAGACGCATCTCACCAGGCACCGAGCTAATGTTACCCTTCGGGTTTCGGATGGGAGAACTTGGCCTGTCAATTTGATATTTGAAG CTGGCTTTTACCGCAAGACAGAAGCTGCAAATTGCACCGTGCCACCAG CGGAGGATCAATTGAAGTCAAGTGATTAA
- the LOC18770084 gene encoding B3 domain-containing protein At3g17010 isoform X2, which translates to MARKSSAVRRKPSFFKALVGNFSNQLQIPPAFLVHFDGGKVPQKSHLRTSAGTWPVNVKKADDKFFFQKGWKKFVHDNDLKLCEFLVFGCAGDLGFYVDIYGRNGGKREFVTAERDRPHEEGHGNVFHRKSPRHHGKQNLPSIDPIKYEATDTESETSMHPLATTSTGKTIALQRDNSFNSEKPFFKVALWNSYMDRGVMCLPKNFVKTHLTRHRANVTLRVSDGRTWPVNLIFEGERGKLGGGFMAFCRDNNLKVGDMCVFVLINKIEFLFEAGFYRKTEAANCTVPPGKSQRRIN; encoded by the exons atggcaagaaaatcaagtgCAGTAAGAAGAAAACCCTCATTTTTCAAGGCTCTTGTAGGCAACTTCTCTAACCAGCTG CAAATCCCGCCAGCATTTCTTGTGCATTTTGATGGTGGAAAAGTGCCTCAGAAGTCCCACCTTCGGACCTCGGCTGGAACTTGGCCTGTTAATGTGAAGAAGGCTGATGACAAGTTCTTTTTCCAAAAGGGTTGGAAGAAATTTGTGCATGACAATGATTTAAAGCTTTGTGAATTTCTAGTCTTTGGATGTGCTGGAGATTTGGGATTCTATGTTGACATTTATGGAAGAAATGGCGGCAAAAGAGAGTTTGTAACGGCCGAAAGGGACAGACCTCATGAAGAGGGACATGGTAATGTATTTCACAGAAAGAGCCCAAGACATCATGGAAAACAGAATTTGCCTTCAATTGATCCCATCAAATATGAAGCAACCGATACTGAATCTGAAACATCAATGCATCCATTGGCTACAACAAGTACTGGAAAAACTATTGCTCTTCAGAGAGACAATAGCTTCAACTCTGAAAAACCTTTTTTCAAGGTTGCATTATGGAACTCGTACATGGATCGAGGTGTGATG tGTTTGCCAAAAAACTTTGTCAAGACGCATCTCACCAGGCACCGAGCTAATGTTACCCTTCGGGTTTCGGATGGGAGAACTTGGCCTGTCAATTTGATATTTGAAGGTGAAAGAGGCAAACTCGGTGGTGGTTTCATGGCATTTTGCCgagataataatttaaaagttGGTGACATGTGTGTCTTTGTCTTGATTAACAagattgagtttttgtttgaagCTGGCTTTTACCGCAAGACAGAAGCTGCAAATTGCACCGTGCCACCAG GCAAATCACAGCGGAGGATCAATTGA
- the LOC18770084 gene encoding B3 domain-containing protein At3g17010 isoform X4: MARKSSAVRRKPSFFKALVGNFSNQLQIPPAFLVHFDGGKVPQKSHLRTSAGTWPVNVKKADDKFFFQKGWKKFVHDNDLKLCEFLVFGCAGDLGFYVDIYGRNGGKREFVTAERDRPHEEGHGNVFHRKSPRHHGKQNLPSIDPIKYEATDTESETSMHPLATTSTGKTIALQRDNSFNSEKPFFKVALWNSYMDRGVMCLPKNFVKTHLTRHRANVTLRVSDGRTWPVNLIFEAGFYRKTEAANCTVPPGKSQRRIN; the protein is encoded by the exons atggcaagaaaatcaagtgCAGTAAGAAGAAAACCCTCATTTTTCAAGGCTCTTGTAGGCAACTTCTCTAACCAGCTG CAAATCCCGCCAGCATTTCTTGTGCATTTTGATGGTGGAAAAGTGCCTCAGAAGTCCCACCTTCGGACCTCGGCTGGAACTTGGCCTGTTAATGTGAAGAAGGCTGATGACAAGTTCTTTTTCCAAAAGGGTTGGAAGAAATTTGTGCATGACAATGATTTAAAGCTTTGTGAATTTCTAGTCTTTGGATGTGCTGGAGATTTGGGATTCTATGTTGACATTTATGGAAGAAATGGCGGCAAAAGAGAGTTTGTAACGGCCGAAAGGGACAGACCTCATGAAGAGGGACATGGTAATGTATTTCACAGAAAGAGCCCAAGACATCATGGAAAACAGAATTTGCCTTCAATTGATCCCATCAAATATGAAGCAACCGATACTGAATCTGAAACATCAATGCATCCATTGGCTACAACAAGTACTGGAAAAACTATTGCTCTTCAGAGAGACAATAGCTTCAACTCTGAAAAACCTTTTTTCAAGGTTGCATTATGGAACTCGTACATGGATCGAGGTGTGATG tGTTTGCCAAAAAACTTTGTCAAGACGCATCTCACCAGGCACCGAGCTAATGTTACCCTTCGGGTTTCGGATGGGAGAACTTGGCCTGTCAATTTGATATTTGAAG CTGGCTTTTACCGCAAGACAGAAGCTGCAAATTGCACCGTGCCACCAG GCAAATCACAGCGGAGGATCAATTGA